The Gemmatimonadota bacterium DH-78 region GAAACGGCGCCGCGGGGCGAACCCCGCGGCGCCGTCGCGCCTGCGATCCAGCGACTTCGACTCAGCCGATCAGCGGCCCCGTCGAATGATCGCGTTCTGGATGTCGATGTACTGCTGGACGGCTCCGATGATCTCGTCGGGGTTGATCCCCACCGACGGCGCGTACGAAGCCCCCGCGCGCAGGAGAGGCAGCGACCGCTCGAACACCGGAAGCGACGCCTGAGCACTCGCCAACGTCGACGGCTGCTGCATGGCCGTACCCTTCAGGTACATGCCGTAACCCTGCCAGAAGTCCATCTTCGCCTGACTCTCCGCCGAGAGATCGAACGACCGGGCCAGCTCCATTCCCGCGATCCCGTAGTCCAGGTTGCGGTTCGCGTTCTGGCTGTCGAAGCCCTTCTGGTAGGCGTCCGAGAACAGCAGTTCGGCGAGCGCGTCCGCATCCGCACCCCGCTGCACCGCCCGCTGCATCAGCGGGACGGCGTCGTCGCGACGATCCGCAGCGATGTAGAGGCTCGCCTGACGGGCGTACAGGTTCGGATACTCCGGATCGATCGCCTCGATGCGGGCGAGCGCCTGCACCGCGTCGTCGATGCGATCCATGCGCTGGAGCGCCGTCGAGTAGACCGACAGCAGCGTCGGGTCGTCACCGTACACACCGAGCGCCTCCTCGGCGAAGGCCACACCCTCGGCGGTCTGACCGATCTGGACGTAAGCCGAAACCACGTTGCGGACCGCACCGACCTCCATGGAGTCGCCACGAACCTCGAAGGCACCCGACAGGGCGTCGATCGCCTTCTGGTAGAGCGCCGCCACCTCAGTCGGCAGCTGGTCACCCGGCTGCATGTTCTCGGGGGTGGTCTGCCGGGCGAGTTCCATCGCGTAGCCGCCGAGCTCCGACATCAGGTCGGGCGAGGCCTCAAGACCCTCCGACATGCCCTCCTCGAGGAGGAGCATGGCTCCCTCCGGGTCACCGGCCGAATACAGGTCGTACGCGATCGTGCGGCGCACGGCGTCGGCGTTGGGGTTCACCTCGAGGTAGCGGCTGTAGTACTCCCGGCCCTTGTCGCGCTGGTCGAGCTGCGTGGCGAGGTAGCCCGCCAGGTTCAGCGCGTCCTCGTGGTACGGATCGATCTCGATGATCTGCTCGACGTTGGCGAGAGCCTCCTCGTTGCGGTCGAGCTGCCGCAGCGTCTGCGCCAGCTGGTAGCGGGCACCGGTGTCCGAGGCGTTCACCTCGAGCACCTGGCTGCAGGTGCGCTCCGACGCCTCCCAGTCCTCCTGCTGCGCGTAGTCGAAGCAGAAGTCCCGCGTCCGCAGCGTCTGCACGAGCTCGTCGAAGGAAGCGGCGATGCGCTGCGCCGCCTCTTCCTTCTCGTCCTTGTGGACCGTGAAGCCCTCCATCGGGAAGGTGGTGGCCGAGTTCGGATCCCGGAACTCGATGTCGTAGATCGTGCGGTTGTCGCCCTCCACCCGGAAGGAGGCGCAGAAGGCCACACCCGCATTGATCTGCGGGGCCAGCTGGATGGTCGAAATACAGGTCAACTCGTCCATGTCCATATCGAACTCGTCGAGCTGATCCTTGATGTCGTCGCGATCGATGGGCTGATGCGTCGACAACTCGTTGATCATGTCGCGGAGGTCCTCCGACACATCTTCGCCCCAGCCTCTGTCCTGCCCTTCGGTCGGGAAGAGGTCCGGCACGAGCACTCGCACCCGCGCCTGGGCGGAAGCGGACTCGGCGGTCAGGACCGGAGCGATGATGAGGGCGGCGAGGGCCGTTCCTGCGAGCTTGAGCCGTCCAAGCATTCTCTGTCTCCCTGGGCACGAAGCCCGAGTGGTGTGCGTGTGCCCTGTGGGGGGGCGTCCAGCTCTTCGTGTGTCCATACCGAAGACCTGCTTTGAATTGTTCCGGGGTTCCGACCCGGGTACGAAAGCCGGCCAAACTACGCCGGGATCCTTCAAGGGTCAACCAAGGGGCGGATGCGTTCCCGGATCCCCTGGACCGACCGACATACGAGTCGCCCCGGAGGAGCCTTACACCCTCGCAAATACAATACCCGTGCCAGCCGAATTTATTACACTCGTCGGACGTTACGGGTTCGTCACGGGAAGCCCTCCGGGACCGAACGGGCCATCGATCTCCTCGATCGCCGCCCGGGTGTCGGCGGGCACCGGCATGCTGCTCTCCGCCTCGTAATCGTACATCACCTGGGTGGTCGATCCGGACACGAGGAGCTCGCCCTCGGCGGAGCGCACCTCGTACTCCATCTCGAAATGCCGCTTGCCCAACCGCGACACCCGGACGCCCACCCCCAGTCGCTGGGGCCAGAGCACTCTCGCGTGATAGCGCTGGCGGGCCTCGGCGAGGATGTAGTTCACCCCGTCGAGCCCTTCCCGCCCCGTCACGCGGTGCCAGTAGGCGGCCCGCGCCTCTTCGAAGTAGACGAGGGCGTGCGAGTGATGGGCGTGCCCGCCCACATCGACGTCCTTGAAGCGAACCTCGACGGGGTGGGTGAAGCGAAATGCGGATTCGGTCATGGCGAAAGGCTCACCCCGCCGCGCCGCGAGGGTTCCCGGGGGACGACAGGGCGGGCACCCTCCACTACACTTGGGCGCGCATCCCCTCCGCCCTCCACTCCCCTGCCTCCGATGCCGGACCGGACCGACATCCTGATCGTGGGCGGCGGCCTCATCGGCCTCGCCATCGCCCGTACGCTGCGCCTCCGGGGCGCCTCGGTCACCGTGTTCGATCGCGACCCCGAGCCCCGGGGGGCCAGTTGGGCCGCGGGAGGGATGCTCGCACCCCTCGGTGAGGCGCCCGATCCCGGTCCCTTCCTCGCCTTCGGTCTCGACGCCCTGGCGCGCTGGCCGCGGTGGGCCGCCTCGCTGGAGGCGGAGTCGGGACTCGATGTGGGACTCCACGCAGGCGGCAAGCTGCTCGTGGCCGACACCGCCGAGGCCGTGCAGTCGCTCCAGGCCCGCTACGCGTGGCAGGCGGCCGCCGGGCACGACGTGGTCTGGCTCGACGCGCCGGCGGTGCGGAGGGTGGAACCGGCACTCGACTCCGGCTGGAGCGCCGGGCTGCACCTGCCCGACCACGCGCACGTGGATCCGCGCCGACTCCTCGCGGCCCTGCTCTCGGCGGCCCGCGCGGCGGGGGTGCATCTCCGCTACGGCACCGAGGTGCGCGGCCTCGATCGCGGACCCGAGGGTTTGCGGGGGCTCCTTCTCGCCGACGGATCCCGGGTGGGCGGGGGGTGGGTCGTGAATGCCGCCGGCGCCTGGAGCGGCCGGATCGAGGGGCTCCCCGCCCCCCTCCCCGTGCGGCCCGTGCGGGGGCAGATGCTCGCCCTGACGCTCGACGAGCCCCTCACCACCGGACTGGTGGCCGGCCCGGCCGCCTACCTGATTCCCCGCGAGGTGGACGGCCGACCCACCCTCGTCGTCGGCGCCTCGATGGACGACGCCGGCTTCGAGGTGGCCACCGATGCGGCCACCATCGCCGGCCTGCGCGACGGGGCCGAGGCGCTGGTGCCCGCCCTGCGCGGCCGCCCCGAGCTCGATCGATGGGCCGGCCTGCGGCCCGGCACCCCCGACGATCTGCCCATCCTGGGAGTCGATCCCCGGCTGCCGCGCCTCGTGCACGCCACCGGCCACCACCGCAACGGCATCCTCCTGGCACCGAGCACCGCGGCCGCCGTGGCGGAGGTCGTCGAAGGCGGCGCGATCGACCCCCGCTGGGCCGACGCCTTCCACCCGGGTCGGTTCGACGGGGCGTAGGGGGCGCCGAGCCCCACCACCCGCCGTCCGGAAGGGCCCGGTACGGGCCACCGCCAGCCGATTCCGGCCGCCCGACCCCACCGCCCGCCGTCCGGAAGGGCCCGGTCCGGGGCACCGCCGGCCGATTCCGGCCGCCGA contains the following coding sequences:
- the thiO gene encoding glycine oxidase ThiO, giving the protein MPDRTDILIVGGGLIGLAIARTLRLRGASVTVFDRDPEPRGASWAAGGMLAPLGEAPDPGPFLAFGLDALARWPRWAASLEAESGLDVGLHAGGKLLVADTAEAVQSLQARYAWQAAAGHDVVWLDAPAVRRVEPALDSGWSAGLHLPDHAHVDPRRLLAALLSAARAAGVHLRYGTEVRGLDRGPEGLRGLLLADGSRVGGGWVVNAAGAWSGRIEGLPAPLPVRPVRGQMLALTLDEPLTTGLVAGPAAYLIPREVDGRPTLVVGASMDDAGFEVATDAATIAGLRDGAEALVPALRGRPELDRWAGLRPGTPDDLPILGVDPRLPRLVHATGHHRNGILLAPSTAAAVAEVVEGGAIDPRWADAFHPGRFDGA
- a CDS encoding thioesterase family protein, with protein sequence MTESAFRFTHPVEVRFKDVDVGGHAHHSHALVYFEEARAAYWHRVTGREGLDGVNYILAEARQRYHARVLWPQRLGVGVRVSRLGKRHFEMEYEVRSAEGELLVSGSTTQVMYDYEAESSMPVPADTRAAIEEIDGPFGPGGLPVTNP